A window of the Bombina bombina isolate aBomBom1 chromosome 3, aBomBom1.pri, whole genome shotgun sequence genome harbors these coding sequences:
- the LOC128653648 gene encoding uncharacterized protein LOC128653648 encodes MEKLWKSCLYHVLNIHSWEENGIEYKCNHGELQLDKDQPRKWLSKQSESFHELEKIVCDAQMIKDLKHLNLFCHTGKLEVFHSFVLKYRPKRIHFKMDAMEARTKLAALANNRNSHRVQAKVMHPTPNSASYGDLKYLSYFPKSKKQWMVRPVYEDMDLSYIFEMNIEVLDLIEGKSTHSWESRNVQLPPNIASTPKPEKKLLIQKHQSRF; translated from the coding sequence ATGGAGAAATTATGGAAGTCGTGCCTCTACCATGTTTTGAACATCCATTCATGGGAAGAAAATGGCATTGAATACAAATGTAACCACGGAGAATTGCAATTGGATAAAGATCAACCAAGAAAATGGCTAAGCAAACAATCTGAGTCATTCCATGAATTGGAGAAGATTGTTTGTGATGCACAAATGATAAAAGATTTAAAACATCTGAATCTTTTTTGTCACACAGGAAAGCTGGAAGTATTCCACAGCTTCGTCTTGAAATATCGTCCTAAAAGGATTCATTTCAAGATGGATGCTATGGAGGCTAGAACTAAACTTGCAGCGCTAGCAAACAACAGAAATTCCCATCGTGTACAAGCAAAGGTGATGCACCCAACTCCAAACAGTGCTAGTTATGGGGATTTAAAATATCTATCTTACTTCCCGAAGAGTAAAAAACAATGGATGGTTCGACCGGTGTATGAGGACATGGACTTGTCTTACATATTTGAAATGAATATTGAAGTGCTTGATTTAATTGAAGGAAAATCAACTCACTCCTGGGAATCTAGAAACGTGCAATTACCTCCGAACATTGCCTCTACTCCAAAACCagaaaaaaaattattgattcaaaaaCATCAATCCAGATTTTGA